The Streptococcus pluranimalium genome contains a region encoding:
- the pbp3 gene encoding D-alanyl-D-alanine carboxypeptidase PBP3 codes for MKKIIVLFSLLICFAPSFATADEFKAKAEHAIAVEANTGKILYEKDATTPDAIASITKILTVYMVYQEIDKGNLTWDTEIDISDYPYHLTVNPEASNVPMEARKYTVRDLVNAAMVASANSAAIALAEHIGGSEPKFVDMMSQQLKDWGIKDAKLVNASGLNNEVLGDNIYPDSKKTDENMMSAKDVAIIAQHIIEDYPDLIKVSQQGSANFDGNLMTTYNYMLEGMPYYRASVDGLKTGTTKKAGASFVATSTENGMRIITVVLNADDADKDELARFKATNEILDYVLSSYEKKTILKKGQTVDASTVAVRDGKKKTVKAVAAKDLTVIRPINKKSNLAFKPSRKSLTAPVKKNTEVGNFTFQDKNLVGNGYLGDLPSVSAKTKTAVEKSFFLKVWWNHFVTYVNEKL; via the coding sequence ATGAAAAAAATCATTGTTTTGTTCAGCTTGCTTATCTGCTTTGCACCTTCATTCGCCACCGCAGATGAGTTTAAGGCCAAGGCTGAACACGCTATCGCTGTCGAAGCCAATACAGGAAAAATTTTATATGAGAAGGATGCGACGACACCAGATGCTATCGCTTCTATTACCAAAATCTTGACGGTTTACATGGTCTATCAAGAAATTGACAAGGGGAATTTGACTTGGGATACTGAAATTGATATCTCAGACTATCCTTATCATTTAACCGTCAATCCTGAAGCTAGCAATGTACCTATGGAAGCTAGAAAATATACTGTTAGAGATTTGGTCAACGCTGCCATGGTTGCAAGTGCTAACAGCGCAGCTATTGCACTTGCTGAACACATCGGTGGCAGCGAACCAAAATTCGTCGACATGATGTCTCAACAATTAAAGGATTGGGGCATCAAAGACGCGAAACTCGTTAATGCCTCAGGTCTTAACAACGAGGTTTTGGGCGACAACATTTATCCTGATTCTAAAAAAACTGACGAAAATATGATGAGTGCCAAAGATGTGGCTATCATTGCACAGCATATCATTGAAGATTATCCTGACCTTATTAAGGTCAGCCAACAAGGTAGTGCTAATTTCGATGGTAACTTAATGACAACCTATAATTACATGTTAGAAGGAATGCCATACTATAGAGCTAGTGTTGATGGCTTAAAAACTGGAACAACCAAAAAAGCAGGAGCCTCTTTTGTAGCAACATCTACTGAAAATGGGATGCGGATTATTACGGTTGTTTTAAACGCAGATGATGCCGATAAGGATGAATTAGCTCGTTTTAAAGCAACTAATGAGATTTTAGATTATGTCCTTAGTAGTTATGAGAAAAAAACGATTTTGAAAAAGGGGCAAACAGTAGATGCTAGCACTGTTGCTGTCCGTGATGGTAAAAAGAAAACTGTCAAAGCTGTTGCAGCAAAGGATCTAACCGTCATCCGTCCCATCAACAAAAAATCCAATCTGGCTTTTAAACCAAGTCGAAAAAGTTTAACTGCACCTGTGAAAAAGAACACTGAGGTTGGTAACTTTACTTTCCAAGATAAAAATCTTGTCGGGAATGGTTATCTAGGTGACCTCCCAAGTGTTAGCGCCAAAACCAAAACAGCTGTTGAAAAGAGTTTCTTCCTAAAAGTTTGGTGGAATCATTTTGTCACCTATGTTAACGAAAAACTCTAA
- a CDS encoding peptide ABC transporter substrate-binding protein produces the protein MTSKKKLLALAGVALVSTSVLAACGNKSDSKKSDSMSYSYVYATDPKTLDYVTANGAETSELTANFVDGLLENDQYGNLIPSLAKDWTVSEDGLTYTYKLRDDVYWYTADGEEYAPVTAEDFVTGLKHAADKKSDALYVVQDSVKGLKDYVDGKEKDFKNIGVKAVDEHTVEYTLNKPESFWNSKTTYGILFPVNAEFLESKGDDFGSPTDPSSLLYNGAYTLSAITSKSSVEMTKNENYWDADNVHITDVKLTYYDGSDPDSLFNNFKDGSYSFARLYPNQPSFKKASKEFGDNIYYAQQNASTYMYFFNVNRTANKMTEKSPEQFEDTKEALQNKDFRQAVTFAFDRASWNSQVAGEEAKDKALRNTLVPPTFVQIDGKDFGDTVTKDLETLGDEWQGVNLKDAQNGLYDPEKAKAELEKAKADLGSDVSYPIQIDTVVSQTDELGVQRAKSLKQSIESNLGKENVQINILEKSEEEYLAATYNAESAEQMDYDITISGWSPDYLDPSSYLDIFSTAEGAASTMRLGIDSKNTELVQKVGLDKYQEHLDKASDITDDVNARYTEYAKAQAWLSDSALVIPTISLGGTPGVTRIQPFTAPFSWVGNKGGTYIYKYQKVQDKPVTTSDYEKALEKWKTKRDKSNEKATKELADHVAK, from the coding sequence ATGACAAGTAAAAAGAAATTATTGGCATTAGCCGGTGTAGCACTTGTTTCTACATCCGTTTTAGCAGCTTGTGGTAATAAATCAGATTCAAAGAAATCAGATAGTATGTCATATAGCTATGTGTATGCAACAGATCCAAAGACTTTGGACTATGTAACTGCCAATGGGGCAGAAACTAGTGAGCTTACTGCTAACTTTGTGGATGGTCTTTTAGAAAATGATCAATACGGAAATCTTATTCCATCGTTGGCAAAAGACTGGACTGTTTCTGAAGACGGTTTAACTTATACTTATAAACTCCGTGATGATGTCTACTGGTATACTGCTGATGGTGAAGAATATGCTCCAGTTACAGCTGAAGACTTCGTAACAGGTCTAAAACATGCAGCAGATAAAAAATCTGATGCTCTCTATGTTGTCCAAGATTCTGTTAAAGGATTGAAAGACTACGTTGATGGAAAAGAAAAAGACTTTAAAAACATAGGTGTTAAAGCAGTTGATGAGCACACTGTTGAGTATACGCTTAATAAACCTGAAAGTTTCTGGAACTCTAAAACTACTTATGGTATTCTTTTCCCAGTCAATGCAGAATTCTTAGAATCAAAAGGTGATGATTTTGGTTCGCCAACTGATCCATCAAGTCTTTTGTATAATGGTGCTTATACATTGAGTGCTATCACTTCTAAATCATCTGTAGAAATGACTAAAAACGAAAACTACTGGGATGCAGACAATGTTCACATCACAGATGTTAAGTTGACCTACTATGATGGTTCAGATCCTGATTCACTCTTTAATAACTTCAAAGATGGATCCTACAGTTTTGCCCGTCTCTATCCTAACCAACCAAGCTTCAAGAAAGCTTCTAAAGAGTTCGGCGACAACATCTACTATGCTCAACAAAATGCCTCAACTTACATGTACTTCTTCAATGTTAACCGTACAGCTAACAAAATGACGGAAAAATCGCCAGAACAATTTGAAGATACGAAAGAAGCACTTCAAAACAAAGATTTCCGTCAAGCAGTTACCTTTGCCTTTGACCGCGCGTCATGGAATTCTCAAGTAGCTGGTGAAGAAGCTAAAGATAAAGCCTTACGTAATACTCTCGTGCCACCGACATTTGTTCAAATTGATGGTAAAGACTTCGGAGATACTGTAACTAAAGATTTAGAAACACTTGGTGATGAGTGGCAAGGTGTTAACCTTAAAGATGCTCAGAATGGTTTGTACGATCCAGAAAAAGCTAAAGCTGAGCTTGAAAAGGCTAAAGCAGATCTAGGATCTGATGTGTCATACCCAATTCAAATCGATACAGTAGTATCTCAAACAGATGAGCTTGGCGTTCAACGTGCGAAATCGTTGAAACAATCTATTGAATCTAACTTGGGTAAAGAAAATGTTCAAATCAACATTCTTGAAAAATCTGAAGAAGAATATCTAGCAGCTACTTATAACGCTGAATCAGCAGAACAAATGGACTACGATATTACTATTTCAGGTTGGTCACCAGACTATCTTGACCCATCTTCATACCTTGATATCTTCTCAACAGCAGAAGGTGCAGCATCAACAATGCGTCTAGGTATCGATTCTAAGAATACTGAGTTAGTCCAAAAAGTTGGCTTGGATAAATACCAAGAACACCTTGATAAAGCTTCTGACATTACTGACGATGTCAATGCTCGTTACACTGAATATGCTAAAGCTCAAGCTTGGTTAAGTGATAGTGCTCTTGTTATCCCAACAATCTCACTTGGTGGTACACCAGGAGTTACTCGTATTCAACCATTTACAGCACCATTCTCATGGGTCGGTAACAAAGGTGGAACTTACATTTACAAATATCAAAAAGTTCAAGACAAACCTGTTACAACAAGCGACTATGAAAAAGCTTTAGAAAAATGGAAAACTAAACGTGACAAATCAAATGAAAAAGCTACAAAAGAATTAGCTGATCACGTTGCAAAATAA
- a CDS encoding ABC transporter permease: MKKYILMRILRSLVSIFLVTTLVYTIVYTMVPKSLIFKNDPNYNKMITTPDKKSDYENTVFERMGYIDYMTSKELQEEASKEYKNVTTEPTKANKNTYQKFLSASSGKWQLHQFKESKEFYATRHISIFERVWKFYSNLIVIDHPWKIKDSSNPDLERYVRFENDPAVGPALVGSGTQHKYLIYFNGSFPFVHQNIVKLNLGVSYPTYANQPVTRIITQGQGKTLQNEVIFPSGSTRNSAINIYSRTYLSPSKADSQAKRNFGKDDAYTATQNNYSEPSMLKNSFIIGVIGVLIAYALGLPIGMLMSRYKDGWFDRLSTGTMTFMLALPSVATIYIIRFLGGLVGLPDSFPILGASSPLSYVLPSLVLGILSVPGIVVWFRRYMVDQQASDYVRFARSKGLSEAEISQKHLFKNAMVPISNGIPTSIAMTIVGATLTETIFAFPGMGKMLIDSVRAANNSMVVGLVFIFTVVSVFALLLGDLLMTIFDPRIRLTSKGGK; this comes from the coding sequence ATGAAAAAATATATCTTAATGCGTATTTTGCGATCATTAGTTTCTATTTTTTTGGTAACAACACTGGTTTATACAATTGTCTATACCATGGTACCGAAGAGTTTGATTTTTAAAAATGATCCCAACTATAATAAAATGATTACCACTCCGGACAAAAAATCGGATTATGAAAATACGGTTTTTGAAAGGATGGGCTATATTGACTATATGACTTCTAAGGAACTTCAAGAAGAAGCTTCAAAAGAATATAAAAATGTAACAACAGAGCCAACAAAAGCTAATAAAAATACGTATCAAAAGTTCTTATCAGCAAGTAGTGGCAAGTGGCAATTGCACCAATTTAAGGAAAGTAAGGAATTTTACGCAACACGTCATATATCAATTTTTGAGCGTGTTTGGAAGTTCTACTCAAATTTAATTGTGATTGATCATCCTTGGAAAATAAAAGATTCTTCGAACCCTGATTTGGAACGTTACGTTCGTTTTGAAAATGATCCTGCTGTGGGTCCAGCTCTTGTTGGTTCAGGAACACAGCATAAGTATTTGATTTATTTTAATGGTTCATTCCCATTTGTACATCAAAATATTGTTAAGCTCAATTTAGGAGTATCTTACCCAACCTATGCCAATCAGCCTGTTACTCGTATTATCACACAAGGACAGGGTAAAACGCTTCAAAATGAAGTCATTTTCCCAAGTGGTAGCACTCGAAACTCTGCCATCAATATCTATTCAAGAACTTATTTGTCACCTTCGAAAGCAGATTCTCAAGCCAAACGAAACTTTGGTAAAGATGATGCGTACACAGCCACACAAAATAATTACAGTGAACCGTCAATGTTGAAGAACTCTTTCATTATCGGTGTCATCGGTGTCTTGATAGCTTATGCATTAGGTTTACCGATTGGTATGTTAATGTCTCGCTACAAAGATGGTTGGTTTGATAGACTATCAACCGGAACAATGACCTTTATGTTGGCTTTGCCAAGTGTTGCGACAATCTATATTATCCGCTTCTTGGGTGGTCTTGTTGGTTTGCCAGATAGTTTCCCAATTTTAGGAGCATCTAGCCCGCTTTCCTATGTACTACCATCTCTTGTTTTGGGGATTTTAAGTGTTCCAGGTATCGTGGTTTGGTTCCGTCGTTATATGGTCGATCAACAGGCTAGTGATTATGTTCGCTTTGCTCGATCAAAAGGACTTTCAGAAGCAGAAATTTCACAAAAACATTTATTTAAGAATGCTATGGTGCCCATTTCAAACGGTATTCCAACATCAATTGCCATGACGATTGTAGGTGCTACATTGACAGAGACTATTTTTGCCTTTCCTGGTATGGGTAAAATGTTGATTGACTCTGTACGAGCTGCTAATAACTCAATGGTTGTCGGTTTAGTCTTTATCTTTACAGTTGTATCTGTTTTCGCTTTGTTACTAGGTGATCTCTTGATGACTATTTTCGACCCACGTATTCGATTGACTTCAAAAGGAGGTAAATAA
- the oppC gene encoding oligopeptide ABC transporter permease OppC yields the protein MAQIDKNKFTFVELDTSAAEVIDSPAYSYWKSVFRQFFAKKSTLVMLIILVAIILMSFIYPMFANYDFKDVSNINDFSKRFIWPNGEYWFGTDKNGQSLFDGVWYGARNSILISVIATLINTVIGVIVGGIWGVSKSFDRIMLEIYNVISNIPFLLIVIVLSYSIGAGFWNLIFAFCVTGWLGIAYSIRVQVLRYRDLEYNLASRTLGTPMTKVVLKNLLPQLVSVIMTLVSQMLPMYISFEAFLSFFGLGLPISEPSLGRLIANYSTYLTDNAYLFWIPLTTLILVSLPLYIVGQNLADASDPRSHR from the coding sequence ATGGCTCAAATCGATAAAAATAAATTTACATTTGTAGAATTAGATACCTCAGCAGCTGAAGTGATTGATTCGCCAGCCTATTCTTACTGGAAGTCAGTTTTTCGTCAATTTTTCGCGAAAAAGTCAACGCTTGTCATGTTGATTATCTTAGTTGCTATCATTTTGATGAGTTTCATCTATCCTATGTTTGCAAACTATGATTTTAAAGATGTAAGTAATATTAACGATTTCTCTAAACGTTTTATTTGGCCAAATGGTGAGTACTGGTTTGGAACAGACAAAAATGGTCAATCATTATTTGATGGCGTGTGGTATGGGGCGAGAAACTCTATCTTAATCTCTGTTATTGCAACATTAATCAATACCGTTATTGGTGTTATTGTTGGCGGTATTTGGGGTGTGTCTAAGAGTTTTGACCGTATTATGTTAGAAATCTATAATGTCATTTCAAATATCCCTTTCTTATTGATTGTCATTGTTCTTTCATATTCTATCGGAGCAGGATTCTGGAATCTTATTTTCGCCTTCTGTGTCACGGGTTGGTTGGGGATAGCCTATAGCATTCGTGTTCAAGTTCTCCGCTATCGCGACTTAGAATACAATTTGGCGAGTCGGACTTTAGGAACCCCAATGACGAAAGTTGTCCTAAAAAACCTCTTGCCACAATTGGTGTCTGTTATCATGACCTTGGTCAGTCAAATGCTACCGATGTATATTTCTTTTGAAGCTTTCTTGTCATTCTTTGGACTAGGTCTTCCAATTTCGGAGCCTAGCTTAGGTAGACTTATTGCTAATTATTCGACTTATTTGACTGATAATGCTTATCTTTTCTGGATCCCACTAACGACCTTGATTTTGGTTTCTCTACCGCTCTATATTGTTGGGCAAAATTTAGCGGATGCTAGTGATCCACGTTCGCATAGATAG